A stretch of the Cydia amplana chromosome 6, ilCydAmpl1.1, whole genome shotgun sequence genome encodes the following:
- the LOC134648704 gene encoding uncharacterized protein LOC134648704: MYYCAACFDVHSDREGARRRGQRAYGPAASGQRKFLPLRNRITLRFLKSSSTYFNPGSMLSTGYTHGRRRAGGGQHATSSRQAASDARHTHLPLPTSPATDEYRI; encoded by the exons ATGTACTACTGCGCCGCATGCTTTGATGTCCACAGCGATCGTGAAGGTGCGCGACGGCGCGGGCAACGTGCATACGGCCCGGCTGCTTCTGGACAACGGAAGTTCCTGCCACTTCGTAACAGAATCACTCTGCG ATTTTTGAAGTCTTCCTCCACATACTTCAACCCGGGCAGCATGTTAAGTACTGGATATACGCACGGGAGGAGACGCGCGGGCGGCGGGCAGCACGCGACGTCATCGCGGCAAGCCGCGAGCGACGCGCGGCACACTCACTTGCCTTTACCTACTTCACCGGCAACGGACGAATAccgaatataa